From the Nocardiopsis changdeensis genome, one window contains:
- the def gene encoding peptide deformylase — MPDESQVAAVVQGREVDGFPELAPEAARGSVRRITVTGEDVLHRRCRDVPGEMLGGGELRRLIDDMFVTMYAAEGVGLAANQVGVDLRVFVYDCPDDEGVRHVGHVVNPVLDERSAEDALVVESEGCLSVPGPHAELGRVERATVRGVDRDGEPVVVSGSGYFARCLQHETDHTLGRLYIDRLSARERKRVLKKMNEMANDVFARREERAAELEREFAG, encoded by the coding sequence ATGCCGGATGAGTCGCAGGTGGCGGCCGTTGTTCAGGGCCGTGAGGTGGACGGCTTCCCGGAGTTGGCGCCGGAGGCGGCGCGGGGTTCGGTGCGGCGGATCACGGTGACGGGTGAGGATGTGCTGCACCGTCGTTGCCGGGATGTGCCGGGGGAGATGCTGGGCGGCGGGGAGCTGCGCCGGTTGATCGATGACATGTTCGTGACGATGTACGCGGCCGAGGGTGTGGGGTTGGCGGCGAACCAGGTGGGTGTGGACCTGCGGGTGTTCGTGTACGACTGCCCTGATGATGAGGGTGTGCGTCATGTAGGGCATGTGGTGAATCCGGTGTTGGACGAGCGGTCGGCCGAGGATGCCCTGGTGGTGGAGAGCGAGGGGTGTCTGTCGGTGCCGGGTCCGCATGCGGAGCTGGGGCGTGTGGAGCGTGCGACGGTGCGCGGGGTGGACCGGGACGGGGAGCCGGTGGTGGTGAGCGGGAGCGGGTATTTCGCCCGGTGCCTGCAGCATGAGACCGATCACACGTTGGGTCGGTTGTACATCGACCGGTTGTCGGCGCGGGAGCGCAAGCGGGTGTTGAAGAAGATGAACGAGATGGCCAACGATGTGTTCGCGCGTCGTGAGGAGCGGGCGGCCGAGCTGGAGCGCGAGTTCGCCGGCTAG
- the rnhA gene encoding ribonuclease HI produces MNDGEQKVIVYTDGACSGNPGPGGWGVWLRYGGHEKELYGGEEQTTNNRMELMAAIRGLESLTKPVPVVVYTDSSYVRNGITSWVAGWKRRGWRTADNKPVKNVDLWRRLEEAAAGHEVEWRWVRGHSGDEGNERADELARRGRDEAAALR; encoded by the coding sequence ATGAACGACGGGGAACAGAAAGTGATCGTGTACACCGACGGGGCGTGCAGCGGGAATCCCGGCCCCGGCGGGTGGGGGGTGTGGCTGCGCTACGGCGGGCACGAGAAGGAGCTCTACGGCGGTGAGGAGCAGACCACCAACAACCGGATGGAGCTGATGGCGGCGATCCGGGGTCTGGAGAGCCTGACCAAGCCGGTGCCGGTGGTGGTGTACACCGATTCGTCGTACGTGCGCAACGGGATCACGTCGTGGGTGGCGGGGTGGAAGCGGCGCGGGTGGCGTACGGCGGACAACAAGCCGGTCAAGAACGTGGACCTGTGGCGGCGGCTGGAGGAGGCCGCGGCGGGTCACGAGGTGGAGTGGCGGTGGGTGCGCGGCCACAGCGGCGACGAGGGCAATGAGCGGGCCGACGAGCTGGCCCGGCGCGGCCGTGACGAGGCGGCGGCCCTGCGCTGA
- the soxR gene encoding redox-sensitive transcriptional activator SoxR, whose protein sequence is MPPITKELTVGQVSQRSGVAVSALHFYERQGLIHSRRTAGNQRRYRRDTLRRVSFIRVSQRVGIPLARIRQALDRLPDNRTPTRADWARVSEQWRDELDARIAQLVRLRDDLTGCIGCGCLSLDSCVLVNPDDELAADGSGPRRLLIADDPADTDHTHDRTA, encoded by the coding sequence GTGCCGCCCATCACCAAGGAACTCACCGTGGGGCAGGTCTCCCAACGCTCCGGCGTGGCCGTCTCCGCCCTGCACTTCTACGAACGCCAGGGACTCATCCACAGCCGCCGCACCGCCGGCAACCAACGCCGCTACCGCCGCGACACCCTGCGCCGCGTCTCCTTCATCCGCGTCTCCCAACGCGTCGGCATCCCCCTGGCCCGCATCCGCCAGGCCCTGGACCGCCTCCCCGACAACCGCACCCCCACCCGCGCCGACTGGGCCCGCGTCTCCGAACAGTGGCGCGACGAACTCGACGCCCGCATCGCCCAACTCGTCCGCCTGCGCGACGACCTCACCGGCTGCATCGGCTGCGGCTGCCTCTCCCTGGACTCCTGCGTCCTGGTCAACCCCGACGACGAACTCGCCGCCGACGGCTCCGGCCCCCGCCGCCTGCTCATCGCCGACGACCCCGCCGACACCGACCACACCCACGACCGCACCGCCTGA
- a CDS encoding ABC transporter ATP-binding protein produces the protein MTPHHHERTPVRLTDRDRLHRSPATTAPRARPLVEFHDVSHTPLLSHLDLTVHPGEHVALIGLPTDHTTTLTDLLTGHTTPTHGRITTHTTPHIHTSTPHTTLAHTITGHPDPDPHDPHLHTALAHAHLPTTPTTPLSDLPTDLTHRLHTARTHYADLTHHHLLVLTHPAPGEHLTPTPTTGLLQLTDRPTHTRTADRILLLHRGRVTETGTHHQLLVRGGAYARLYALRGTHRNRPYT, from the coding sequence ATGACACCCCACCACCACGAACGGACACCCGTGAGGCTCACCGACCGCGACCGGCTGCACCGCAGCCCCGCCACCACCGCACCCCGCGCCCGCCCCCTCGTCGAGTTCCACGACGTGTCCCACACCCCCCTGCTCTCCCACCTGGACCTCACCGTCCACCCCGGCGAACACGTCGCCCTCATCGGCCTGCCCACCGACCACACCACCACCCTCACCGACCTCCTCACCGGCCACACCACCCCCACCCACGGCCGCATCACCACCCACACCACCCCCCACATCCACACCAGCACCCCCCACACCACCCTCGCCCACACCATCACCGGACACCCCGACCCCGACCCCCACGACCCCCACCTGCACACCGCCCTCGCCCACGCCCACCTGCCCACCACCCCCACCACACCCCTGTCCGACCTGCCCACCGACCTCACCCACCGCCTCCACACCGCCCGCACCCACTACGCCGACCTCACCCACCACCACCTCCTCGTCCTCACCCACCCCGCCCCCGGCGAACACCTCACCCCCACACCCACCACCGGCCTGCTCCAACTCACCGACCGCCCCACCCACACCCGCACCGCCGACCGCATCCTCCTCCTCCACCGCGGCCGCGTCACCGAAACCGGCACCCACCACCAACTCCTCGTCCGCGGCGGCGCCTACGCCCGCCTCTACGCCCTACGCGGCACCCACCGCAACCGCCCCTACACTTGA
- a CDS encoding GlxA family transcriptional regulator: protein MGHEVVIVVFDGVQSLDVAGPLEVFAGAGRAPGADYRVRVGSLGGGAVRTSSGLGLVPSVALEEVGRIDTLVVAGGDGARAGVDPALVEWLAGACVRAGRVASVCTGAFLLAGAGVLEGLRATTHWAHCAELARRFPGVEVDPDPIFVRQGRVVTSAGVSAGVDLSLALVEEDLGRRVALAVARHLVVFLRRPGGQAQFSAPLAAQWAQRPAVREVQHWIVGNPAADLSVEALAGRVGLSVRQFARVFAREVGCTPGRYVERVRVEAARRWLEDSELGVEAVARRCGFASAEVMRRVFVRSLGCSPAGYRSRFHGAEGV, encoded by the coding sequence ATGGGACACGAGGTCGTGATCGTCGTCTTCGACGGGGTGCAGAGCCTGGACGTGGCGGGGCCGTTGGAGGTGTTCGCGGGCGCCGGGCGGGCGCCGGGGGCGGACTACCGGGTGCGGGTGGGGTCGTTGGGCGGGGGCGCGGTGCGGACCTCCAGCGGGTTGGGGCTGGTGCCGTCGGTGGCGCTGGAGGAGGTGGGGCGGATCGACACCCTGGTGGTGGCCGGGGGTGACGGGGCGCGGGCCGGGGTGGATCCGGCGCTGGTGGAGTGGTTGGCGGGGGCGTGCGTGCGGGCGGGGCGGGTGGCGTCGGTGTGCACGGGGGCGTTCCTGTTGGCGGGTGCGGGGGTGTTGGAGGGGTTGCGGGCCACGACGCACTGGGCGCACTGTGCGGAGCTGGCGCGCCGGTTCCCGGGGGTGGAGGTGGATCCGGATCCGATCTTCGTGCGCCAGGGGCGGGTGGTGACCTCGGCGGGGGTGAGTGCGGGGGTGGATCTGTCGTTGGCTTTGGTGGAGGAGGACCTGGGGCGGCGGGTGGCGTTGGCGGTGGCGCGGCACCTGGTGGTGTTCCTGCGGCGGCCGGGCGGGCAGGCGCAGTTCTCGGCGCCGTTGGCGGCGCAGTGGGCGCAGCGTCCGGCGGTGCGGGAGGTGCAGCACTGGATCGTGGGGAATCCGGCGGCGGATCTGTCGGTGGAGGCGTTGGCGGGGCGGGTGGGGTTGTCGGTGCGCCAGTTCGCGCGGGTGTTCGCTCGGGAGGTGGGGTGTACGCCGGGCCGGTATGTGGAGCGGGTGCGGGTGGAGGCGGCGCGGCGGTGGTTGGAGGATTCGGAGCTGGGGGTGGAGGCGGTGGCGCGGCGGTGCGGGTTCGCGTCGGCGGAGGTGATGCGGCGGGTGTTCGTCAGGTCGCTGGGGTGTTCTCCGGCGGGGTATCGGAGCAGGTTCCACGGAGCGGAAGGTGTGTGA
- a CDS encoding DJ-1/PfpI family protein, with translation MRLAVVLFEGVTALDAIGPYEVLGSLPGVETVFVGEERGPVRASAGGAGLVVDAALGEVDSADVVVVPGGPGQARQMGGALVEWIRAVDAGSRWTASVCTGSLILAASGVLAGRRAATHWLAGEELERWGVEHAVGERVVFDGKYVTAAGVSAGIDMGLALAGELMGEFGAQMVQLALEYDPAPPFDAGSPEKAPAEVVGLARESRRFLLWEEDRPGWA, from the coding sequence GTGAGGTTGGCGGTTGTTCTGTTCGAGGGTGTGACGGCGTTGGACGCGATCGGCCCCTATGAGGTGCTGGGGTCGTTGCCGGGGGTGGAGACGGTGTTCGTGGGTGAGGAGCGGGGGCCGGTGCGGGCGTCGGCCGGTGGTGCGGGGCTGGTGGTGGATGCGGCGCTGGGTGAGGTGGACTCGGCGGATGTGGTGGTGGTGCCGGGTGGGCCGGGGCAGGCGCGGCAGATGGGCGGGGCGTTGGTGGAGTGGATCCGGGCGGTGGACGCAGGGTCGCGGTGGACGGCGTCGGTGTGCACGGGGTCGTTGATCCTGGCGGCTTCGGGGGTGTTGGCGGGGCGTCGGGCGGCCACGCACTGGTTGGCGGGGGAGGAGTTGGAGCGCTGGGGTGTGGAACATGCGGTGGGGGAGCGGGTGGTGTTCGACGGCAAGTACGTGACGGCGGCGGGGGTGAGTGCGGGGATCGATATGGGGTTGGCGTTGGCGGGTGAGCTGATGGGGGAGTTCGGGGCGCAGATGGTGCAGTTGGCGTTGGAGTACGATCCGGCGCCGCCGTTCGATGCGGGGTCGCCGGAGAAGGCGCCTGCGGAGGTGGTGGGGTTGGCGCGGGAGAGCCGGCGGTTCCTGTTGTGGGAGGAGGACCGGCCGGGGTGGGCGTGA
- a CDS encoding DUF2332 domain-containing protein, which translates to MDRQDEQDGFERVRAWYRRFAEHYEAGGAGSYAEIARALAGDEEMVGRVLALPGDNKRQPHLLLGAVRFLGGPVDGWAVFRPWVVEHWDRVRAVVLERMTQTNEVRRCAALLPVLARLEGPLGLVEVGASAGLCLYPDRYAYSYDGAAPVGEGPVVLECATSGGVPVPERVVEVAWRAGVDLNPLDVCDERDVRWLESLIWPGAHEAERRERLRAAAAVVAAAGRPPIVAGDLLEVVADLVGRVPAGVTPVVFHGAVLTYLPLAERERFARLVEGLPGHWVSYEGWRVLPWIEGARPPVATDLTVAVDGRVVAWAGEHGQSLTWA; encoded by the coding sequence GTGGACCGGCAGGACGAGCAGGACGGGTTCGAGCGGGTGCGGGCGTGGTACCGCCGGTTCGCCGAGCACTACGAGGCGGGGGGCGCCGGCTCCTATGCGGAGATCGCCCGGGCGCTGGCGGGGGACGAGGAGATGGTGGGGCGGGTGCTGGCCCTGCCCGGGGACAACAAGCGCCAGCCGCACCTGCTGTTGGGGGCGGTGCGGTTCCTGGGCGGGCCGGTGGACGGTTGGGCGGTGTTCCGGCCGTGGGTGGTGGAGCACTGGGACCGGGTGCGGGCGGTGGTGCTGGAGCGGATGACCCAGACCAACGAGGTGCGGCGCTGTGCGGCCCTGCTGCCGGTCCTGGCCCGGTTGGAGGGGCCGTTGGGGCTGGTGGAGGTGGGGGCCTCGGCGGGGTTGTGCCTGTACCCGGACCGGTACGCCTACTCCTATGACGGGGCGGCGCCGGTGGGGGAGGGTCCGGTGGTGCTGGAGTGCGCGACCTCGGGCGGGGTGCCGGTGCCGGAGCGGGTGGTGGAGGTGGCCTGGCGGGCGGGGGTGGACCTGAACCCGTTGGACGTCTGCGATGAGCGGGACGTGCGGTGGTTGGAGTCGCTGATCTGGCCGGGTGCGCACGAGGCGGAGCGGCGGGAGCGGTTGCGGGCCGCGGCGGCGGTGGTGGCCGCGGCGGGTCGGCCGCCGATCGTGGCGGGGGATCTGCTGGAGGTGGTCGCGGACCTGGTGGGGCGGGTTCCGGCGGGGGTGACGCCGGTGGTGTTCCACGGGGCGGTGCTCACCTATCTGCCGTTGGCCGAGCGGGAGCGGTTCGCGCGGCTGGTGGAGGGGCTGCCCGGGCACTGGGTGTCGTACGAGGGGTGGCGGGTGCTGCCGTGGATCGAGGGGGCGCGGCCGCCGGTGGCCACGGATCTGACGGTCGCGGTGGACGGGCGGGTGGTGGCCTGGGCGGGGGAGCACGGCCAGTCGCTGACCTGGGCCTGA
- a CDS encoding adenosine deaminase, producing the protein MPLPKAELHLHIEGTLEPELAFTLAHRNNITLPYTTVDELRAAYEFTDLQSFLNLYYALTDVLRTEADFTDLTRAYLTRAAAQGVRHAEIFFDPQAHTARGIPLDTVIGGITAALDTAQADHGISTHLIMCFLRDRPAAEAMDTLNAARPHLDRIIGVGLDSAEVGHPPNDFAQVFAAARDLGLRLVAHAGEEGPPDYIRQALDLGVERIDHGIRCLEDPDLVARLAAERTPLTVCPMSNVRLRAVDTMADHPLPALMDAGLLVTVNSDDPAYFGGYVDDNYRALAHHLHLTPEQLRTLARNSFEASFLPADRIKELTALVDAH; encoded by the coding sequence ATGCCACTTCCCAAAGCCGAACTCCACCTGCACATCGAAGGCACCCTCGAACCCGAACTCGCCTTCACCCTCGCCCACCGCAACAACATCACCCTGCCCTACACCACCGTCGACGAACTCCGCGCCGCCTACGAGTTCACCGACCTACAGTCCTTCCTGAACCTGTACTACGCCCTCACCGACGTCCTGCGCACCGAGGCCGACTTCACCGACCTCACCCGCGCCTACCTCACCCGCGCCGCCGCCCAGGGGGTCCGCCACGCCGAGATCTTCTTCGACCCCCAGGCCCACACCGCCCGCGGCATCCCCCTGGACACCGTCATCGGCGGCATCACCGCCGCCCTGGACACCGCCCAAGCCGACCACGGCATCAGCACCCACCTGATCATGTGCTTCCTGCGCGACCGCCCCGCCGCCGAGGCCATGGACACCCTGAACGCCGCCCGCCCCCACCTGGACCGCATCATCGGCGTCGGCCTGGACTCCGCCGAGGTCGGCCACCCCCCGAACGACTTCGCCCAGGTGTTCGCCGCCGCACGCGACCTGGGGCTGCGCCTGGTCGCCCACGCCGGCGAAGAAGGCCCACCCGACTACATCCGCCAGGCCCTGGACCTGGGGGTGGAGCGCATCGACCACGGCATCCGCTGCCTGGAGGACCCCGACCTGGTCGCCCGCCTGGCCGCCGAACGCACCCCCCTCACCGTGTGCCCGATGTCCAACGTGCGCCTGCGCGCCGTGGACACCATGGCCGACCACCCCCTGCCCGCCCTCATGGACGCCGGGCTACTGGTCACCGTCAACTCCGACGACCCCGCCTACTTCGGCGGCTACGTCGACGACAACTACCGGGCCCTGGCCCACCACCTGCACCTCACCCCAGAGCAGCTGCGCACCCTGGCCCGCAACTCCTTCGAGGCGTCCTTCCTGCCCGCCGACCGCATCAAGGAGCTCACCGCCCTGGTCGACGCCCACTGA
- a CDS encoding SHOCT domain-containing protein, translating to MGGRTAALRTPGSTHVLPAARRRRTGRVRPHPPPRRRTAPWAAGPRPAPPEYEARRTLADRFARGDITVEEFMERASALNWNPGHDDTKK from the coding sequence GTGGGGGGACGGACCGCCGCCCTTCGCACCCCTGGGAGCACTCATGTTCTGCCTGCTGCTCGCCGCCGCCGCACTGGCCGCGTTCGTCCTCATCCGCCGCCGCGGCGGCGGACCGCCCCCTGGGCCGCCGGCCCCCGACCCGCCCCGCCCGAGTACGAGGCCCGCCGCACCCTCGCCGACCGGTTCGCCCGCGGCGACATCACCGTCGAGGAGTTCATGGAACGCGCCAGCGCCCTGAACTGGAACCCCGGACACGACGACACCAAGAAGTGA
- a CDS encoding sensor histidine kinase, whose amino-acid sequence MRGVRTVAVDAGLGVVLGAVAVVAVRAQVAFGHAAPWGREGAGPPWAGGPGPEWGQVTLGWGVWAGVALLVVAVAVRRVRPAVALVAAGAGAGAVLVGGGVVNPVVVVMGALVVFSAAIRMEPVRFLAWALPLVVGVGVLSRAGEPWWGLADGSLWAALAVAVGVAAPWAGAGVFVRARRQGRAREREAEVARHRYEERLRIAREVHDLVGHSLSVISMQAGVALHVVDRRPEQAAVALAAIRDSSRSALEELRRTLAVFRGEEGAALEPVAGLDRLEGVVEEMGRAGLAVTVERSGEAVVLPGAVDHALLRIAQEALTNVLRHAGAGAVARVEVAFEAGWVRLVVADTGAGPGAGWCEGAGIAGMRERARGVGGELAAGPGDGGGFVVRVRVPVEGGV is encoded by the coding sequence ATGAGGGGTGTGCGGACGGTCGCGGTCGATGCCGGGCTGGGTGTGGTGCTGGGTGCGGTGGCGGTGGTGGCGGTGCGCGCCCAGGTGGCGTTCGGGCACGCCGCCCCGTGGGGTCGGGAGGGGGCGGGGCCGCCGTGGGCGGGCGGGCCGGGCCCGGAGTGGGGTCAGGTGACCCTGGGGTGGGGGGTGTGGGCCGGGGTGGCCCTGCTGGTGGTGGCGGTGGCGGTGCGGCGGGTGCGCCCTGCGGTGGCTCTGGTGGCGGCCGGGGCCGGGGCGGGTGCGGTCCTGGTGGGCGGCGGGGTGGTGAACCCGGTCGTGGTGGTGATGGGTGCCCTGGTGGTGTTCTCCGCCGCGATCCGGATGGAGCCGGTCCGGTTCCTCGCCTGGGCGCTGCCTTTGGTGGTGGGAGTGGGGGTGCTCTCCCGGGCGGGTGAGCCGTGGTGGGGGCTGGCGGACGGGTCGTTGTGGGCGGCGCTTGCGGTGGCGGTGGGGGTGGCGGCGCCGTGGGCGGGGGCGGGGGTGTTCGTGCGGGCCCGCCGGCAGGGGCGGGCGCGTGAGCGGGAGGCGGAGGTGGCCCGGCACCGGTACGAGGAGCGGTTGCGGATCGCCCGGGAGGTGCACGATCTGGTGGGGCACAGCCTGTCGGTGATCAGTATGCAGGCGGGGGTGGCGTTGCACGTGGTGGACCGGCGGCCGGAGCAGGCGGCGGTGGCGTTGGCGGCGATCCGGGACAGCAGCCGGTCGGCGTTGGAGGAGCTGCGGCGCACGTTGGCGGTGTTCCGCGGTGAGGAGGGTGCGGCGTTGGAGCCGGTGGCGGGCCTGGACCGGTTGGAGGGTGTGGTGGAGGAGATGGGTCGGGCGGGGTTGGCGGTCACCGTGGAGCGGTCGGGTGAGGCGGTGGTGCTGCCGGGGGCGGTGGACCATGCGTTGCTGCGGATCGCCCAGGAGGCGTTGACGAATGTGCTGCGCCATGCGGGTGCGGGGGCGGTGGCGCGGGTGGAGGTGGCCTTCGAGGCGGGGTGGGTGCGGCTTGTGGTGGCCGACACCGGTGCGGGGCCGGGTGCGGGTTGGTGTGAGGGTGCGGGGATCGCGGGGATGCGGGAGCGCGCCCGGGGTGTGGGCGGGGAGTTGGCGGCCGGGCCGGGGGATGGTGGCGGGTTCGTGGTGCGGGTGCGGGTTCCGGTGGAAGGGGGCGTGTGA
- a CDS encoding response regulator produces the protein MAVRVVVADDQALVRMGLGVLIEAEEDLELVGEAADGARAVEVVRAVVPDVVLMDVRMPVMDGLAALREISADEGLAGVRVVVLTTFELDEYVFEALRAGASGFVVKDADPGVLLEAVRVAARGEALLSPSVTRRVVAAFTSSRPAVGPVVDVGVLTEREREVVGLVGEGLSNEEIAGRLVVSPATARTHVSRAMVKLGARDRAQLVVFAFRAGLVR, from the coding sequence ATGGCGGTGCGGGTGGTGGTGGCCGATGACCAGGCGCTGGTGCGGATGGGGTTGGGGGTGCTGATCGAGGCGGAGGAGGACCTGGAGCTGGTGGGTGAGGCCGCTGACGGGGCGCGGGCGGTGGAGGTGGTGCGGGCGGTGGTGCCCGATGTGGTGCTGATGGACGTGCGGATGCCGGTCATGGACGGGTTGGCGGCGTTGCGGGAGATCAGTGCCGATGAGGGGTTGGCGGGGGTGCGGGTGGTGGTGCTGACGACGTTCGAGTTGGACGAGTACGTGTTCGAGGCGTTGCGGGCGGGGGCGTCGGGGTTCGTGGTCAAGGACGCCGATCCGGGGGTGTTGTTGGAGGCGGTGCGGGTGGCGGCGCGGGGGGAGGCGTTGTTGTCGCCGTCGGTGACGCGGCGGGTGGTGGCGGCGTTCACGTCGTCGCGGCCGGCGGTGGGGCCGGTGGTGGATGTGGGGGTGTTGACGGAGCGGGAGCGGGAGGTGGTGGGGTTGGTGGGTGAGGGGTTGAGCAATGAGGAGATCGCGGGCCGGTTGGTGGTCTCCCCTGCGACGGCGCGTACGCATGTGTCGCGGGCGATGGTGAAGTTGGGGGCGCGGGACCGGGCGCAGTTGGTGGTGTTCGCGTTCCGGGCGGGGCTGGTGCGGTGA
- the pip gene encoding prolyl aminopeptidase: MTAPRTHGHLPVTDHNTLYWEEHGNPHGTPCLVLHGGPGSSAHPGLVHLFDTTRHRVILFDQRGAGRSTPDAGLPTTDLATNTTAHLIDDIEALRTARGIDSWLVTGTSWGTTLGLAYAQAHPDRVRALVLIAVTTTSPTEVQWLTHAMGRVFPEQWEAFRDAVGPDADPHRLPAAYARLLAHPDPAVRADAARAWCRWEDTHMATTNAFTPFLSTRPLDFQLRFARLVTHYWAAHAFLPEHHLLHNMHRIAHLPGALVHGRLDISGPADTAWNLARHWPAATLHIIEGAGHTDRALHTAGAAAITRLTP, from the coding sequence ATGACCGCCCCCCGCACCCACGGCCACCTCCCCGTCACCGACCACAACACCCTCTACTGGGAAGAACACGGCAACCCCCACGGCACCCCCTGCCTCGTCCTGCACGGCGGCCCCGGCTCCAGCGCCCACCCCGGCCTCGTCCACCTCTTCGACACCACCCGCCACCGCGTCATCCTCTTCGACCAACGCGGCGCAGGCCGCTCCACCCCCGACGCCGGACTACCCACCACCGACCTGGCCACCAACACCACCGCCCACCTCATCGACGACATCGAAGCCCTGCGCACCGCCCGCGGCATCGACTCCTGGCTCGTCACCGGCACCTCCTGGGGCACCACCCTGGGCCTGGCCTACGCCCAGGCCCACCCCGACCGGGTCCGCGCCCTGGTCCTGATCGCCGTCACCACCACCTCACCCACCGAGGTGCAATGGCTCACCCACGCCATGGGCCGCGTCTTCCCCGAACAATGGGAGGCCTTCCGCGACGCCGTCGGCCCCGACGCCGACCCCCACCGCCTCCCCGCCGCCTACGCCCGCCTCCTGGCCCACCCCGACCCCGCCGTACGCGCCGACGCCGCCCGCGCCTGGTGCCGCTGGGAGGACACCCACATGGCCACCACCAACGCCTTCACCCCGTTCCTGTCCACCCGCCCCCTGGACTTCCAGCTCCGCTTCGCCCGCCTGGTCACCCACTACTGGGCCGCCCACGCCTTCCTGCCCGAACACCACCTCCTCCACAACATGCACCGCATCGCCCACCTGCCCGGCGCCCTCGTCCACGGCCGCCTCGACATCAGCGGCCCCGCCGACACCGCCTGGAACCTCGCCCGCCACTGGCCCGCCGCCACCCTGCACATCATCGAAGGCGCCGGACACACCGACCGGGCCCTGCACACCGCCGGCGCCGCCGCCATCACCCGCCTCACCCCCTGA
- a CDS encoding DUF1707 SHOCT-like domain-containing protein has translation MNDHHPDPAGRMRASHHDRDTVVERLRDAAAEGRLDPDEFDERLERALTAKTHADLNALTADLPAPQAALQQAAEQQRPPLVVQGGISGAALGPNRWQAPAHITAHGGLGGATLDFSRVQSHLPEIHVEAHGDTSGVTIVIPDGWAADTAGIDPGIGGLKDKTTPDRHPGTPLIRLTGTGGLGGVHIRHPNRRERRKLDTDPA, from the coding sequence GTGAACGACCACCACCCCGACCCCGCAGGGCGGATGCGCGCCTCCCACCACGACCGCGACACGGTCGTCGAACGCCTACGCGACGCGGCCGCCGAAGGACGCCTGGACCCCGACGAATTCGACGAACGCCTCGAACGGGCCCTGACCGCCAAAACCCACGCCGACCTGAACGCCCTCACCGCCGACCTGCCCGCACCCCAGGCCGCCCTCCAACAGGCCGCCGAACAACAGCGGCCGCCCCTGGTCGTCCAAGGCGGCATCAGCGGCGCCGCCCTCGGCCCCAACCGCTGGCAGGCCCCCGCCCACATCACCGCCCACGGCGGCCTGGGCGGCGCCACCCTCGACTTCAGCCGCGTCCAGAGCCACCTGCCCGAAATCCACGTGGAAGCCCACGGCGACACCTCCGGCGTCACCATCGTCATCCCCGACGGCTGGGCCGCCGACACCGCCGGCATCGACCCCGGCATCGGCGGCCTCAAGGACAAGACCACCCCCGACCGCCACCCCGGCACCCCCCTGATCCGCCTCACCGGAACCGGCGGCCTCGGCGGCGTCCACATCCGCCACCCCAACCGCAGAGAACGCCGCAAACTCGACACCGACCCCGCCTGA
- a CDS encoding pyridoxamine 5'-phosphate oxidase family protein has protein sequence MLASPRPDGSIHQVPVGATYDADLGVVRVICDGASFKARNLAAHPGVRVSVSQVQGRRWCTVEGPAVVSDDPGRVAEAVRRYADRYREPRPNPARVVIEVTVERVLGNVRPD, from the coding sequence ATGCTGGCCTCGCCGCGTCCGGACGGGTCGATCCACCAGGTGCCGGTGGGGGCGACCTATGACGCCGACCTGGGTGTGGTGCGGGTGATCTGCGACGGGGCCAGTTTCAAGGCCCGCAACCTGGCCGCGCACCCGGGGGTGCGGGTGTCGGTGTCGCAGGTGCAGGGGCGGCGCTGGTGCACGGTGGAGGGTCCGGCGGTGGTGTCCGATGACCCCGGGCGGGTGGCCGAGGCGGTGCGCCGGTACGCGGACCGGTACCGGGAGCCGCGGCCCAACCCGGCCCGGGTGGTCATCGAGGTCACCGTGGAGAGGGTGCTGGGGAACGTGCGCCCGGACTAG